The following are from one region of the Kineosporia sp. NBRC 101731 genome:
- a CDS encoding globin domain-containing protein, translating into MFREPRRLEELPPFDPRTIAVVRKSCAALPPDHIELTQEFYRQLFVMAPHARALFPEDMTEQNERLLKAILLTVEHLDDPEAVESHLRRWGGVHRRKHSVTNDLYPYVAHALVRALRELNGGDLETTVASCWMAVYEWMAAVMIAGADEAEEAERMAETRQGAVVRPYYEADQPEQYTGQQQYYSAPPTQQNALPAGPSYGQAGPDGQPNAAPYAAQPGTPLARRGEQAEASGSLEQYDEPAQYGGRSQNPARGQNPTGQPAVSQYPHGQYQTGQNQISRNQGGQPSTGQNQVRPQPSAVAQFARPPQRYTGETAAIQLPVLRSEDAAYAQQQDYANEAGYPDQQGYTEQSGYAEQSEYAESAGYADQQGYAEQPGNGGRPGYSGQQGYADPAGHDAGYAGQPGVADQADQPGYFEQSGQTGAVAQQGYFEEPGQTGSIGQPGYFEESGQTGAAAQQGYFEPAGQGYAGRPGLPGQQSAAGDQAGQRGYDEQSGQTGALVQPGYFEQPEAGEASGYAAPHGGAEQSAGFAQRPGTAGQQSYFEQPGDLDQSDRAQQPGYFPQAGREGQAGYARPVIHPEQPGYFERPGPDHQAGYAEPGRAEPTGYENPDAYAQPGYSEPGQGGQSQYGAQPGYAEEPGSARQGGQAGQSEPEQLRYAGRTDRGDRAGYGERSRAVQQRAAYTGQPAHAEPATYTHPPRYTQQQRDQADRAQQARYDAQQQYGNDEIGPDDTQPQPGYPAETWQGTA; encoded by the coding sequence ATGTTTCGCGAGCCGCGACGATTGGAGGAGCTTCCTCCTTTCGACCCGCGGACCATCGCGGTCGTACGTAAGAGCTGTGCCGCCCTGCCGCCGGACCACATCGAGCTGACGCAGGAGTTCTACCGCCAGCTCTTTGTCATGGCTCCGCACGCGCGGGCACTCTTTCCCGAGGACATGACCGAGCAGAACGAGCGCCTGCTGAAGGCGATCCTGCTCACGGTCGAGCACCTCGACGATCCGGAGGCCGTGGAGTCCCACCTGCGACGCTGGGGTGGCGTGCACCGGCGCAAGCACTCCGTGACCAATGACCTCTACCCGTACGTGGCCCATGCGCTGGTGCGGGCCCTGCGCGAACTCAACGGCGGCGACCTGGAGACCACGGTCGCCTCGTGCTGGATGGCCGTCTACGAGTGGATGGCCGCCGTGATGATCGCGGGCGCCGACGAGGCCGAAGAGGCCGAGCGGATGGCCGAGACCCGGCAGGGTGCGGTGGTGCGGCCCTACTACGAGGCCGACCAGCCCGAGCAGTACACCGGTCAGCAGCAGTACTACAGTGCGCCGCCCACGCAGCAGAACGCCCTGCCGGCAGGGCCTTCCTACGGTCAGGCCGGTCCGGACGGGCAGCCGAACGCCGCCCCGTACGCCGCGCAGCCGGGAACCCCTCTCGCGCGACGCGGTGAGCAGGCTGAGGCCTCCGGTTCCCTGGAACAGTACGACGAGCCGGCGCAGTACGGCGGCCGGTCCCAGAACCCGGCGCGGGGGCAGAACCCCACCGGCCAGCCGGCGGTGAGCCAGTATCCGCACGGTCAGTACCAGACCGGGCAGAACCAGATCAGCCGGAACCAGGGTGGTCAGCCCTCGACAGGCCAGAACCAGGTCCGGCCCCAGCCCAGTGCGGTCGCCCAGTTCGCCCGGCCCCCGCAGCGCTACACCGGTGAGACGGCGGCCATTCAGCTGCCCGTTCTGCGTTCTGAAGACGCCGCTTACGCGCAGCAGCAGGACTACGCGAACGAGGCCGGGTACCCGGATCAGCAGGGCTACACCGAGCAGTCCGGATACGCTGAACAGTCTGAATACGCCGAGTCGGCTGGATACGCGGACCAGCAGGGTTATGCCGAGCAGCCTGGAAATGGCGGCCGGCCGGGATATTCGGGGCAGCAGGGTTACGCGGATCCAGCGGGTCACGACGCCGGGTACGCCGGGCAGCCGGGAGTGGCCGACCAGGCCGATCAGCCGGGGTATTTCGAGCAGTCGGGCCAGACCGGTGCCGTGGCTCAGCAGGGGTACTTCGAGGAGCCGGGGCAGACCGGTTCGATCGGGCAGCCGGGGTATTTCGAGGAGTCGGGCCAGACGGGTGCCGCGGCTCAGCAGGGGTACTTCGAGCCGGCCGGCCAGGGATACGCGGGTCGGCCGGGTCTGCCGGGGCAGCAGTCCGCTGCGGGCGATCAAGCCGGCCAGCGCGGCTATGACGAGCAGTCCGGCCAGACCGGTGCGCTCGTGCAGCCGGGCTACTTCGAGCAGCCCGAGGCCGGCGAGGCGTCCGGATACGCCGCGCCGCACGGTGGAGCCGAGCAGTCGGCCGGGTTCGCACAGCGCCCGGGTACCGCTGGGCAGCAGAGCTACTTCGAGCAGCCCGGTGACCTCGACCAGTCCGACCGGGCCCAGCAGCCGGGGTATTTCCCGCAGGCCGGGCGTGAGGGTCAGGCCGGGTATGCCCGGCCGGTTATTCACCCTGAGCAGCCGGGTTACTTCGAGCGCCCGGGGCCGGACCACCAGGCCGGATACGCCGAGCCGGGGCGCGCGGAACCGACCGGGTACGAGAACCCCGACGCCTATGCGCAGCCGGGGTACTCCGAGCCGGGTCAGGGCGGGCAGTCGCAGTACGGTGCCCAGCCGGGTTACGCCGAAGAGCCCGGGTCGGCCCGACAGGGTGGACAAGCTGGACAGTCGGAGCCGGAGCAGTTGAGGTACGCCGGGCGCACCGACCGCGGTGATCGGGCCGGGTACGGCGAGCGCTCCCGGGCCGTGCAGCAGCGTGCTGCCTACACCGGGCAGCCGGCCCACGCCGAACCCGCCACCTACACGCACCCGCCCCGGTACACCCAGCAGCAGCGTGACCAGGCCGACCGTGCGCAGCAGGCCCGGTACGACGCGCAACAGCAGTACGGGAACGACGAGATCGGGCCCGACGACACGCAGCCGCAGCCGGGGTACCCGGCGGAGACCTGGCAGGGCACGGCATGA
- a CDS encoding response regulator, whose product MPERRISTLIVDADPIVATMHAQYVGQTPGFIVSGIANTGADMLRQTQPADPDLILLDLNLPDASGLELCRILRARNSTVDIMVITSSRNLLLVRRAISFGVVHYLLKPLYLQDFQEHLRRYAAFRRQTAHSTGPVSQRDIDSALALLRPDVRAEVAPARLSARRTLDKVAAHLRTTPDPVSADEVAQALGISRVTARHYLEELTSRHLVSQTQRYGTSGRPRNLYRWHADQMS is encoded by the coding sequence ATGCCTGAACGCCGGATCAGCACCCTGATCGTCGATGCCGATCCGATCGTCGCCACCATGCACGCCCAGTACGTCGGCCAGACACCCGGTTTCATCGTCTCCGGCATCGCGAACACCGGCGCGGACATGCTGCGCCAGACGCAGCCCGCGGACCCCGACCTCATCCTGCTCGACCTGAACCTGCCCGATGCCAGCGGCCTGGAGCTGTGCCGCATCCTGCGGGCGCGTAACTCCACGGTCGACATCATGGTCATCACCTCGTCGCGCAACCTACTCCTGGTGCGACGCGCCATCAGCTTCGGCGTCGTCCACTACTTGCTCAAACCCCTTTATCTGCAGGACTTCCAAGAGCACCTGCGGCGCTACGCGGCCTTCCGCCGCCAGACCGCCCACTCCACCGGGCCGGTCAGCCAGCGTGACATCGACTCGGCCCTGGCCCTGCTGCGGCCCGACGTGCGAGCCGAAGTCGCTCCCGCACGCCTGTCGGCCCGCCGCACGCTCGACAAGGTCGCAGCGCATCTGCGCACCACCCCCGACCCGGTCTCCGCCGACGAGGTGGCCCAGGCCCTGGGGATCTCCCGGGTAACGGCGCGGCACTACCTCGAAGAGCTCACCTCGCGGCACTTGGTGTCCCAGACGCAGCGTTACGGCACCTCCGGACGTCCCCGCAATCTCTACCGCTGGCACGCCGACCAGATGAGCTGA
- a CDS encoding NADP-dependent oxidoreductase has translation MKALVATGYGPPEQLSIAELPVPQPGPGQVLVKVAASSLNPTDAIVVRGGFRELVELEFPYVPGNDFAGRVVELGAGVTRFAVGDEIFGLSMPRQLNFVADDNRPSLSTGGLAEYAVVEADTPLLALRPASVPAEQAAALGVVGSTALGLMKLGEIKPGHRVLVIGATGGVGTAVIPLLAAARAQIVATSSTEAGAQILRELGAGEVIGHAPEGYPSDVDVVFNLALYPADLPSAARVLKPGGRFVSIIFPEPTPELLGREDVSLRYYLDPDGRFGTMDDVARAAEKGELSARIAHRFTLDEAVTAVVTYVREKNVGKIVVTM, from the coding sequence ATGAAGGCCCTTGTCGCCACCGGGTACGGCCCGCCCGAGCAGCTGTCGATCGCCGAACTCCCGGTGCCACAACCCGGCCCGGGTCAGGTGCTGGTGAAGGTCGCCGCCTCGTCGCTCAATCCCACCGACGCGATCGTCGTGCGGGGCGGGTTCCGCGAGCTGGTCGAGCTCGAATTCCCTTACGTGCCGGGTAATGACTTCGCGGGCCGGGTGGTCGAGCTCGGCGCCGGCGTCACCCGCTTCGCGGTGGGGGACGAGATCTTCGGGCTGTCCATGCCCCGGCAGCTGAACTTCGTAGCCGACGATAACAGGCCGTCGCTCAGCACTGGTGGGCTCGCGGAGTACGCCGTCGTGGAGGCCGACACTCCGCTGCTGGCGCTGCGTCCGGCCTCGGTGCCGGCCGAGCAGGCCGCGGCACTGGGCGTGGTCGGGTCCACCGCTCTGGGGTTGATGAAGCTCGGCGAGATCAAACCGGGCCACCGGGTTCTCGTGATCGGGGCCACGGGTGGTGTGGGCACGGCGGTGATCCCGCTGCTGGCGGCCGCGCGGGCGCAGATCGTGGCGACGTCCTCGACCGAGGCCGGGGCGCAGATCCTGCGGGAGCTCGGGGCCGGTGAGGTCATCGGGCACGCACCGGAGGGGTACCCCTCCGACGTCGACGTGGTGTTCAACCTGGCCCTGTACCCGGCCGACCTTCCGTCCGCGGCCCGGGTGCTGAAGCCGGGCGGCCGCTTCGTGTCGATCATCTTCCCCGAGCCCACACCGGAACTGCTCGGCCGGGAGGATGTCTCGCTGCGGTACTACCTGGACCCGGACGGCCGGTTCGGCACCATGGACGACGTGGCCCGCGCGGCCGAGAAGGGTGAGCTGTCGGCCCGGATCGCCCACCGCTTCACCCTGGACGAGGCAGTCACCGCGGTCGTGACCTACGTGCGGGAGAAGAACGTCGGGAAGATCGTCGTCACCATGTGA
- a CDS encoding TetR/AcrR family transcriptional regulator produces the protein MSEPVRPLRADAARNRELLMAAAEEEFAQRGPESSVADIARRAGVGKGTVFRHFATKEDLIAAIVLQHLEPLDAAAQRLLTADDAGAALLEFLTVAADQRQQHDVSFLLGASENHTSVIELRDRLFGAVTALTDRAREQGKVRPDVTGADIWVLICAPVHVVSFLPNPSPDQWRRYLAIIFDGLRPEGAHPLPQPAPTLT, from the coding sequence GTGAGTGAGCCCGTCCGACCCCTGCGTGCCGATGCGGCGCGCAACCGTGAACTGCTGATGGCCGCGGCCGAGGAGGAGTTCGCGCAGCGGGGGCCGGAGTCGTCGGTGGCCGACATCGCGCGCCGGGCGGGGGTCGGGAAGGGCACGGTGTTCCGGCATTTCGCCACCAAGGAAGACCTGATCGCGGCGATCGTGCTCCAGCACCTGGAGCCGCTGGACGCCGCGGCGCAGCGCCTGCTCACCGCCGACGACGCGGGTGCTGCCCTGCTGGAATTCCTGACCGTGGCGGCCGATCAGCGTCAGCAGCACGACGTGTCGTTCCTGCTGGGCGCCAGCGAGAACCACACGAGCGTCATCGAGTTGCGTGACCGGCTGTTCGGCGCCGTCACCGCGCTGACCGACCGGGCCCGCGAGCAGGGAAAGGTGCGCCCGGACGTCACCGGTGCCGACATCTGGGTGCTCATCTGCGCACCCGTGCACGTGGTGAGTTTTCTACCGAACCCCTCACCCGACCAGTGGCGCCGCTATCTCGCGATCATCTTCGACGGCCTGCGCCCCGAGGGCGCCCACCCGCTCCCCCAGCCCGCGCCCACACTCACCTGA
- a CDS encoding bile acid:sodium symporter has product MIARMEQHQVALYLAALAAGALLGLAAPALGPGLEHAINPVLGLLLYVTFLQVPAAELGRSLREGRFLAAALVVNFVVVPLVVAALFTVLPDDRAVRLGVLLVLLAPCVDYVIVFSGLAGGSNRRLLAATPMLLITQMMLLPVYLLLFLGPDLADVIEPGPFVEAFVVLIVIPLTLAWSTQAWAARRVAGQRFTTTANLTMVPLMIATLLTVVASQIPRVNDSLAPVARVIPVYVAFLVVMAFAGLAVARLFRLDAPAGRAIVFTGATRNSLVVLPVALALPDALAVAAVVVVTQTLVEVVGMVVYVRVVPRLLPN; this is encoded by the coding sequence CCTGGCCGCCGGCGCCCTGCTCGGCCTGGCCGCCCCCGCACTGGGACCGGGCCTGGAGCACGCCATCAACCCCGTCCTGGGCCTGCTGCTGTACGTGACCTTCCTCCAGGTACCCGCCGCCGAACTCGGCCGCTCGCTGCGGGAGGGCCGGTTCCTGGCTGCCGCCCTGGTGGTCAACTTCGTCGTCGTGCCGCTCGTGGTCGCCGCCCTGTTCACCGTCCTGCCCGACGACCGCGCCGTCCGCCTCGGGGTCCTGCTGGTGCTCCTGGCCCCCTGCGTCGACTACGTGATCGTGTTCAGCGGACTGGCCGGGGGCAGCAACCGCCGCCTGCTCGCCGCCACCCCCATGCTGCTCATCACCCAGATGATGCTGCTGCCGGTCTACCTGCTGCTGTTCCTCGGCCCCGATCTGGCCGACGTGATCGAACCCGGGCCGTTCGTCGAGGCTTTCGTCGTCCTCATCGTGATCCCGCTGACGCTGGCCTGGTCGACCCAGGCCTGGGCGGCGCGACGCGTTGCGGGGCAACGATTCACCACGACCGCGAACCTCACCATGGTGCCCCTGATGATCGCCACCCTGCTCACGGTGGTCGCCTCCCAGATCCCCCGGGTGAACGACTCCCTGGCCCCGGTCGCCCGCGTGATACCGGTGTACGTCGCCTTCCTGGTCGTCATGGCCTTCGCCGGACTCGCCGTCGCCCGCCTGTTCCGCCTCGACGCCCCGGCCGGGCGCGCCATCGTGTTCACCGGCGCCACCCGCAACTCCCTGGTCGTGCTCCCGGTCGCCCTGGCCCTGCCCGACGCGCTCGCGGTTGCCGCGGTGGTCGTGGTCACCCAGACCCTGGTCGAGGTGGTCGGCATGGTCGTGTACGTGCGGGTGGTCCCGCGTCTACTGCCGAATTGA